Genomic segment of Limnohabitans sp. INBF002:
CAACGGCCCCGTGGCCGAAGTGCTGACCCAAGCTGAACTACCTGTGGTGGTGGGTGACGATGCGGGTGCGTTGCTGACCGGCGTCGTGCTGGCCATCGACACCCAATGGCACTTGGCCCAAGTGGGCTTTGCCGGTGGTGCGCTGTGGGTGCGCGACAGTGGCTTAGCCGTGGGGCAAACCGTGCGCTTGCGCGTGCTGGCCTGCGATGTGAGCGTGACCCTGCACGAAGCCACACACACCAGCATTCAAAACCACGTGCCCTGTGTGGTGGACGCCATCACGCCAGAGGCACATCCGTCACAAATGCTGCTGCGTTTGCGTTGTGGTGAGACCGTGCTGCTGGCGCGGGTCACAGCGCGTGGTGTGCATGAACTGGCACTGCAGGTGGGTATGCAGGCGTGGGCGCAAGTGAAGTCGGTGGCGCTCGTTAAATAAACGCAAGTGTTTGTGTTCTTGCGGGCTTAGGCAGACCCGCAAAATTGTGGAATCACTGCAAGTAACGTATGTGTTACCATTAACATGCCAATCAAAGTAGAAGAGTACCTTCGTGAAGACGCCTCAAGCCCTTACAAAACTTGGTTTGACAGTTTGTCAGCCCAAGCTGCTGCCAAGGTGACGGTGGCCAAACTTCGCATGGAGTTGGGCAACACGTCGGGCATCAAGTGGTTTGACGGCATGGGCGAATACGTCATCGACTGGGGGCCGGGCTACCGGATTTACC
This window contains:
- a CDS encoding type II toxin-antitoxin system RelE/ParE family toxin, whose product is MPIKVEEYLREDASSPYKTWFDSLSAQAAAKVTVAKLRMELGNTSGIKWFDGMGEYVIDWGPGYRIYLAKDGDTLIILFGGGTKRGQQRYIDKAKVLLAEYKARKKQKR